One Terriglobales bacterium DNA segment encodes these proteins:
- a CDS encoding serine hydrolase: MNKIFLAVMMLCVLYAQAQSTPPAASEKQRGLKGKLEETIKDVDRRLDGYMGVAILDLTNGETMYYHADEVFPTASSIKVALLAELYRQAEKGTLNLTDTYIVRKEDDAPDSAIFNGLTPGVTKLTLRDLAQMVVAVSDNAATNVLIDKVGMQNVNAMLHDFTLTKTKLQRKMMDVNAAKEGRENVSTPRELMMLMEAIYRGKVANQQLTNDLLKMLSTSKSSPMQRALGESVRVADKPGELDAVRCDFGVVYAPNRPFVIAVMTTFLKDMDEGETAIVEVTQAAYNYFDRLGRSSYYGRAMAAPEP; encoded by the coding sequence ATGAACAAGATCTTTCTGGCAGTCATGATGTTGTGTGTTTTGTACGCGCAGGCGCAGAGTACGCCGCCCGCTGCCTCGGAGAAGCAGCGCGGGCTGAAGGGCAAGCTGGAAGAGACGATCAAGGACGTGGACAGGCGTCTCGATGGCTATATGGGAGTCGCCATTCTCGACCTGACGAATGGCGAAACGATGTATTACCACGCGGACGAAGTGTTCCCGACAGCCAGTTCGATCAAGGTTGCGCTGCTCGCCGAACTGTATCGCCAGGCAGAGAAGGGAACACTCAACCTGACGGATACATACATCGTCCGTAAGGAAGACGATGCGCCGGACAGCGCCATATTCAACGGCTTAACTCCCGGTGTGACAAAACTGACCTTGCGCGACCTGGCGCAGATGGTGGTTGCGGTCAGCGACAACGCCGCGACCAACGTGCTCATCGACAAGGTTGGCATGCAGAACGTCAACGCCATGCTTCACGACTTTACGCTGACGAAGACCAAACTACAGCGCAAGATGATGGACGTGAATGCGGCCAAAGAGGGCCGCGAGAACGTCTCGACACCTCGTGAGCTGATGATGCTGATGGAAGCGATCTATCGCGGGAAAGTGGCGAATCAGCAGCTTACGAACGACCTGCTGAAGATGCTCTCGACTTCCAAGAGCAGTCCGATGCAACGGGCGCTTGGTGAATCGGTGCGAGTGGCAGACAAACCGGGCGAACTGGACGCGGTGCGTTGCGACTTCGGCGTCGTTTACGCGCCAAATCGTCCGTTCGTAATCGCCGTGATGACGACGTTCCTGAAAGATATGGATGAAGGCGAGACAGCGATCGTCGAAGTCACGCAAGCGGCTTACAACTATTTCGATCGCTTGGGGCGGTCTTCCTATTACGGGCGTGCAATGGCGGCGCCGGAGCCATGA
- a CDS encoding glycosyltransferase family 2 protein, whose protein sequence is MLIFWWAMGVLLAALWVWRAADAGLGMRKVAEISQPAWDKKPPLHPPRISIIVPARDEEEEIESALRSLVTLDWPNYEVIAVNDRSTDRTGALMEHVAREHDAHHRLRVVHLDNLPSGWLGKPHAMSVGAKHATGDWLLFTDADVVFRHDALRRAMAYAISVNADHLVMFPTHIDWSVSKKIMLAGFNMLFVFGHRPWKTSDPKARDHMGVGAFNLVKKSVFDAIGGMEKLKMEIIEDMRMGKLIKDSGFLQYNVFGRDLLLLPWGAGAWALSSNLTKNFFALMHFSVARALGMCFLIALFNLMPFVGFWFAPGLAKLGYVLSLFSVFCLYVGMSWYSPIWPFYFFFHPISAGLLIFTFLRSMLHTLRHNGVIWRGTHYSLAELRRGLVKG, encoded by the coding sequence ATGCTGATCTTCTGGTGGGCGATGGGCGTGCTGCTTGCTGCACTGTGGGTGTGGCGTGCGGCTGACGCCGGTCTCGGCATGCGCAAAGTTGCTGAAATCTCACAGCCGGCATGGGACAAAAAGCCACCGCTCCATCCACCACGAATCAGCATCATCGTCCCTGCGCGTGATGAGGAAGAAGAGATTGAGTCCGCCTTGCGTTCGCTCGTTACGCTTGACTGGCCGAACTACGAAGTCATCGCCGTTAACGATCGCTCCACCGATCGTACCGGCGCCCTCATGGAGCATGTCGCCCGCGAACACGACGCTCATCACCGCCTCAGGGTCGTTCACCTCGACAATCTGCCTTCAGGGTGGCTCGGGAAGCCCCACGCCATGTCGGTTGGTGCGAAGCACGCGACGGGCGATTGGCTTCTGTTCACTGATGCCGATGTTGTCTTTCGTCATGATGCATTGCGTCGCGCAATGGCTTACGCCATCAGCGTCAATGCCGACCACCTCGTGATGTTTCCGACGCACATCGATTGGAGCGTCAGTAAGAAGATCATGCTCGCCGGTTTCAACATGCTCTTCGTTTTCGGGCACCGGCCGTGGAAAACGTCGGACCCAAAGGCACGGGACCATATGGGAGTAGGTGCTTTTAACCTGGTCAAGAAGAGCGTCTTCGATGCCATCGGCGGAATGGAAAAGCTCAAGATGGAAATCATCGAAGATATGCGCATGGGGAAGTTGATCAAGGACTCGGGATTTCTTCAGTACAACGTCTTCGGACGGGACTTGTTGCTGTTGCCGTGGGGTGCGGGCGCATGGGCCCTGAGCAGCAATCTCACCAAGAACTTCTTCGCTCTGATGCATTTCTCCGTAGCCCGGGCCCTCGGAATGTGCTTTCTCATCGCTTTGTTCAACCTTATGCCGTTTGTGGGATTCTGGTTTGCCCCGGGGCTCGCCAAACTGGGCTATGTGCTTTCGTTGTTCTCAGTCTTCTGCCTCTATGTCGGCATGTCGTGGTACTCACCCATTTGGCCGTTCTACTTCTTCTTCCATCCCATTAGCGCCGGACTTTTGATCTTCACTTTCCTTCGATCCATGCTCCACACCTTGCGCCACAACGGTGTGATCTGGCGTGGAACTCACTATTCGCTTGCTGAACTCAGACGAGGGTTGGTGAAAGGCTGA
- a CDS encoding MFS transporter, which yields MSRRHHPLLALAILSGLNFFNYVDRYVLFAVVPLLQQEFPRSDADYGFLTTAFFLCYMFTAPVVGFLADRYSRKWLMIGGAMVWSVATLMTAITYDFETLLIRHTIVGLGEATFVTIAPSFLADLFSEDKRGRVFGWFYLNIGLGAAAGYMLGGSLGHHFGWRFPFYVAAAPGFLLAIALIFLPEPRRGEKDLLKEAPERSNFWGLFRNGAFWTASLGMAMVTFALGGMSAWMPTFLYRTREIPLAEGNLIFGAITAVTSISGTLIGGWLGDRLLTRSRSAYYLVSAVTLLIGVPAMLIAIYTTGPLMYPAIFVAEFLLFLNTAPLNAAVVNSVGASIRATAIAVNLFTIHLLGDAASPRIIGEISDRSSLQTGFLSAVAAVLLGVAVLFFGMKYAPQLPPHKDEGVTA from the coding sequence ATGTCACGCCGACATCACCCACTCCTCGCACTGGCCATCCTGTCGGGCCTTAACTTCTTCAACTACGTGGACCGCTACGTGCTTTTCGCGGTGGTCCCGTTACTTCAGCAGGAGTTCCCGCGCAGCGATGCCGATTACGGTTTCCTGACCACTGCGTTCTTTCTTTGCTATATGTTCACCGCGCCGGTCGTCGGGTTCCTTGCCGACCGCTATTCGCGGAAATGGCTCATGATCGGTGGCGCAATGGTCTGGAGCGTGGCAACGTTGATGACCGCGATCACCTACGACTTCGAGACGCTTCTTATTCGGCACACCATCGTCGGACTGGGCGAAGCGACGTTTGTAACGATCGCTCCGTCGTTCCTCGCCGACCTCTTCTCGGAAGACAAGCGCGGGCGAGTCTTCGGTTGGTTCTATCTCAATATCGGTCTCGGTGCAGCCGCGGGATACATGCTCGGCGGCTCCCTCGGCCATCACTTCGGTTGGCGGTTCCCGTTCTACGTAGCGGCCGCTCCTGGCTTCCTGCTCGCGATTGCACTGATATTCCTTCCCGAACCCCGCCGGGGCGAGAAGGATCTGCTTAAAGAGGCGCCGGAGCGCAGTAACTTCTGGGGACTCTTTCGCAATGGTGCTTTCTGGACGGCCAGCCTGGGAATGGCCATGGTGACGTTTGCTTTAGGGGGGATGTCAGCGTGGATGCCAACGTTCCTCTATCGAACGCGCGAGATTCCGCTGGCGGAAGGGAACCTCATCTTTGGCGCCATCACAGCCGTGACGTCCATTTCGGGCACGCTGATCGGTGGTTGGCTCGGTGATCGGCTGCTAACCCGCTCCCGGAGTGCGTACTACCTGGTTTCGGCGGTCACTTTGCTCATCGGGGTCCCGGCCATGTTGATCGCGATCTATACCACCGGACCGCTGATGTATCCCGCCATCTTCGTCGCGGAGTTCCTGTTGTTTCTGAACACGGCACCCTTGAATGCGGCCGTGGTGAACTCAGTCGGCGCCAGCATCCGCGCCACTGCAATCGCAGTGAATCTATTCACCATCCATCTCCTCGGGGATGCAGCGTCGCCGCGCATCATTGGCGAGATCTCCGATCGATCGTCGTTGCAGACGGGGTTCCTGTCAGCAGTGGCGGCAGTGCTTCTGGGTGTTGCGGTCCTGTTCTTCGGAATGAAGTATGCGCCGCAGTTGCCTCCCCATAAAGACGAAGGAGTAACTGCGTGA
- the ftsY gene encoding signal recognition particle-docking protein FtsY: MIQTLFGNTEEQPKEKKQGLFERMKQAVTRTRENLSERIEEVVSLSKEIDRGTLDDLEATLIGADLGTKTTDQLLARLRDKADRKQIANVSELKTLLKQEVLNVLTRANIEPVKAVDGEPEVILVVGVNGTGKTTSIGKLANVLRGQGKTVLLCAADTFRAAAIEQLEVWGERTGTEVIKTKPGGDPAAVLFDALQAAKARSVDYVIVDTAGRLHTKSSLMTELEKMRRTAQRFITGAPHETLLVVDATTGQNGLQQAKLFTESAGVTGIVLTKLDGTAKGGIVVAIANELGVPVRYVGVGEQKADMIPFDPQAFVDSLFD, from the coding sequence ATGATCCAGACGCTATTCGGAAATACCGAGGAACAGCCGAAAGAGAAGAAACAGGGCCTCTTTGAGCGCATGAAGCAGGCGGTCACGCGCACGCGCGAGAACCTGAGCGAGCGCATTGAGGAAGTCGTGTCCCTGAGCAAGGAGATCGACCGCGGCACGCTGGACGATCTGGAAGCCACGTTGATCGGCGCCGACCTCGGAACGAAGACCACGGATCAGTTGCTTGCGCGCCTTCGCGATAAGGCTGATCGGAAGCAGATCGCCAACGTTTCCGAGCTCAAAACTCTTCTCAAGCAGGAGGTCCTCAACGTCCTTACGCGCGCGAATATCGAGCCGGTAAAAGCCGTAGATGGCGAACCCGAAGTCATTCTGGTGGTTGGCGTCAACGGGACAGGCAAGACCACGAGCATCGGAAAATTGGCGAATGTCCTTCGCGGCCAAGGCAAGACCGTGTTGCTTTGCGCTGCGGATACCTTCCGCGCGGCGGCCATCGAGCAGCTCGAAGTCTGGGGGGAACGTACCGGCACGGAAGTGATCAAGACAAAGCCCGGCGGAGACCCGGCAGCCGTATTGTTCGACGCACTACAAGCCGCAAAGGCCCGTAGTGTCGACTATGTGATCGTGGATACCGCCGGTCGTCTGCACACGAAGTCGAGCCTCATGACCGAGCTCGAGAAAATGCGCCGTACCGCACAACGGTTCATCACTGGCGCGCCCCATGAGACCTTGCTGGTCGTTGACGCTACCACCGGACAGAATGGCCTGCAGCAGGCCAAACTCTTCACGGAATCCGCGGGCGTGACCGGCATCGTGCTCACGAAATTAGACGGCACGGCAAAGGGCGGAATTGTAGTCGCCATTGCAAATGAGCTCGGCGTGCCAGTGCGCTACGTGGGCGTCGGAGAGCAAAAAGCAGACATGATCCCGTTCGATCCACAGGCCTTCGTGGATTCATTGTTCGACTAG
- a CDS encoding HD domain-containing phosphohydrolase: MPKLAVPQRIPILYLIIGVLMLVSVVPMYFYARQVVAINRDRLKTNEMLLQNTITRALSDEISQRMTNLESMLINLSSAIQVMSGGDISGGKVSTPELRALLERFVSSSNDIAYATLLNGEGKGQSVGKVTPDEFLQRELYRGFSAARENRPYTGQALSLGSGKDRRTVIVVTVPVTAGGRFVGMVGTAVDLSFLSHNLDQLSSRLLTYVVDREGRLVVGPTVAHFATGLDMSKLDIVKSFEESSGKSPVTSEFPMIDNGRKIDMLGTYSPVSSLNWAVIAQKPQHEAYHDVFEMQKTANLLALLMVLISAFVGIGAARRITGPLQVLTDKSRAIAKGDFSQRVNLKSRTEIGELAHTFNVMSEDLEQFVEDLKRAAEENRQLFLNSIQMLAGAVDEKDPYTRGHSDRVTKYSVMIAKELRMQQDEVEKIRIAAQLHDVGKIGIEDRILKKPGALTPEEYEIMKSHTVRGANILRSVEQLREMIPGIELHHESMDGKGYPYGLKGEEIPVSARIIAVADTFDAMTTNRPYQAAHEPEYALKIINTLGRNRLDPRVVAALTKIFERGDLRIHRAGAVSETEAQPAQAPPVPEEAKAAATVAGD, translated from the coding sequence TTGCCGAAACTCGCGGTTCCACAACGAATTCCGATTCTGTACCTGATCATCGGCGTGCTGATGCTCGTCTCGGTGGTCCCGATGTACTTCTACGCCCGCCAAGTCGTTGCCATTAACCGAGATCGCCTGAAAACGAACGAAATGTTGTTGCAGAACACCATTACCCGTGCGCTTTCAGACGAAATCTCGCAACGCATGACCAACCTGGAATCGATGTTGATCAACTTGTCTTCGGCGATCCAGGTCATGAGTGGTGGCGACATCAGTGGCGGGAAGGTGAGTACGCCGGAACTCCGGGCACTCCTTGAGCGGTTCGTCTCCTCTTCCAACGACATTGCATACGCAACCCTACTCAACGGAGAAGGCAAAGGCCAGTCCGTCGGCAAGGTCACTCCGGACGAGTTCCTGCAGCGCGAGTTGTACCGCGGCTTTTCGGCGGCACGTGAGAACCGTCCTTATACGGGTCAGGCGTTATCGCTTGGTTCCGGAAAGGACCGCCGGACCGTCATTGTGGTCACGGTGCCCGTTACGGCTGGTGGCCGATTTGTCGGCATGGTCGGGACCGCCGTCGATCTCAGTTTCCTGTCCCACAATCTCGATCAACTTAGCAGCCGGTTGCTGACGTACGTGGTTGACCGCGAAGGCAGGCTCGTAGTCGGTCCCACGGTCGCGCATTTCGCGACAGGCCTCGACATGTCGAAACTCGACATCGTGAAGAGCTTCGAGGAGTCGAGTGGCAAAAGCCCAGTCACTTCCGAGTTCCCGATGATCGACAATGGCCGCAAGATCGACATGCTGGGAACGTATTCGCCGGTTAGCTCGCTGAACTGGGCTGTCATCGCCCAGAAGCCGCAGCACGAGGCTTATCACGACGTTTTCGAAATGCAAAAGACCGCGAACCTGCTGGCGCTCCTGATGGTGCTGATCAGCGCATTCGTCGGTATCGGTGCTGCTCGCCGCATCACCGGCCCCCTCCAGGTTCTCACCGATAAGAGCCGGGCCATTGCTAAGGGCGATTTCAGCCAGCGCGTGAACTTGAAGAGCCGAACCGAGATCGGCGAACTTGCTCACACGTTCAACGTCATGAGCGAGGACCTCGAGCAATTCGTCGAGGACCTGAAGCGGGCTGCCGAAGAGAACCGCCAGCTCTTCTTGAACTCGATCCAGATGCTCGCCGGAGCGGTCGACGAAAAGGACCCGTACACCCGCGGCCATTCCGATCGCGTCACGAAGTATTCCGTCATGATCGCCAAGGAGTTGCGGATGCAGCAGGACGAAGTCGAGAAGATCCGCATCGCCGCTCAACTCCATGACGTGGGCAAGATCGGTATCGAGGATCGCATCCTCAAGAAGCCGGGCGCTTTGACGCCGGAAGAGTACGAGATCATGAAGTCGCACACCGTCCGCGGCGCAAACATCCTGCGGTCGGTGGAACAACTGCGAGAGATGATCCCCGGTATCGAACTCCACCACGAGTCAATGGACGGCAAGGGGTATCCGTACGGACTTAAGGGTGAAGAAATTCCGGTTAGCGCGCGCATCATCGCCGTCGCCGATACCTTCGACGCCATGACCACCAACCGCCCCTATCAGGCCGCGCACGAACCGGAATATGCGTTGAAGATCATCAACACACTCGGACGCAATCGCCTCGATCCGAGGGTCGTCGCCGCCTTAACCAAGATCTTCGAGCGCGGAGATCTGCGCATCCACCGGGCTGGAGCGGTAAGCGAAACAGAGGCTCAGCCGGCCCAAGCGCCTCCGGTGCCGGAAGAGGCCAAGGCAGCGGCAACGGTCGCCGGCGACTAA
- a CDS encoding PAS domain-containing protein, with protein MSPLAFQLIGTILIVGGVLFFGFLMLRYVRQETVASTPVRANTPRAETTNFATAAFQGVIADLKNREKELQSQLAAEARRFAHAETLSQVVFENVGVGVIMFTPTLMVQKANPAARQLLGYASPVNMSAMEVFRGLQAVDLPSSNGAVGGISQAIRDVLATGVEYRDVPAMYAPPSGAARELHLSLLPIRDTSQLVTVVVCLLS; from the coding sequence GTGAGCCCGTTGGCATTTCAGCTGATCGGCACGATTCTCATAGTCGGCGGAGTCCTGTTTTTCGGCTTCCTCATGCTGCGTTACGTTCGGCAGGAAACGGTCGCCTCGACCCCGGTGAGGGCGAATACTCCCCGCGCCGAAACGACCAACTTCGCCACGGCAGCGTTCCAGGGTGTTATAGCTGACCTGAAGAATCGCGAAAAGGAACTCCAGTCGCAACTGGCTGCGGAAGCCCGACGGTTTGCGCATGCAGAAACTTTGTCGCAAGTTGTTTTCGAGAACGTCGGTGTTGGCGTCATCATGTTCACCCCGACGTTAATGGTTCAGAAAGCGAATCCCGCCGCCAGGCAGCTACTCGGATATGCATCGCCTGTGAACATGAGCGCCATGGAAGTCTTTCGCGGCTTACAGGCCGTGGATCTGCCGTCTTCCAACGGAGCCGTTGGCGGGATCTCGCAGGCAATCCGTGATGTGCTGGCGACTGGCGTGGAATACCGAGATGTCCCCGCGATGTACGCTCCGCCCTCGGGAGCGGCCAGGGAATTGCATCTTTCACTATTGCCGATTCGTGATACATCGCAACTGGTGACCGTAGTGGTTTGCCTGTTGAGCTAG
- a CDS encoding prepilin peptidase, translating to MDIFFAIGSFVFGLLFGSFLNVCIHRIPRKQSVVFPSSACPVCHEEIKPYDNIPVLSWLFLGGRCRNCRTPITPRYAMVELLTAFFFLASYWNFGLTFSTLKYCVFSFLIIGLIFIDAEWKLLPDKLTLPGLAIGLGFSWFVPVDQLLADILPAFFSPPTMRGWSWRLLSFTDSLFGAAVGAAFIFGVGFVYLHARGVEGMGFGDVKLMAMVGAFLGVKLTVFTIFAASLLGTIFGMAMILHIWSQRTRRRMLRHRETPELARQRAWRSAKLVYRYYQMPFGVFLGGMALFALFFGNQLLHWYWRLYL from the coding sequence ATGGACATCTTTTTCGCCATCGGCAGTTTTGTTTTTGGGCTGCTGTTCGGGAGTTTCCTGAACGTCTGCATACATCGCATTCCGCGCAAACAATCGGTAGTTTTTCCTTCATCGGCATGCCCGGTCTGTCACGAAGAAATTAAGCCTTACGATAATATTCCCGTATTGAGCTGGCTCTTTCTTGGCGGCCGCTGCCGCAATTGCCGGACGCCGATTACACCCCGCTATGCGATGGTGGAGTTGCTGACAGCGTTCTTCTTCCTCGCGAGTTACTGGAATTTCGGACTGACATTCAGCACGCTGAAATATTGCGTGTTCTCTTTCCTGATCATCGGCCTGATTTTTATCGATGCCGAATGGAAACTGTTACCTGACAAGCTCACTCTGCCTGGACTCGCGATCGGACTGGGTTTCAGCTGGTTTGTCCCGGTTGATCAGTTGCTCGCCGACATTCTGCCCGCCTTCTTCAGCCCACCCACGATGAGGGGCTGGTCGTGGCGACTCCTGTCTTTCACCGACTCTCTTTTCGGGGCTGCCGTTGGCGCGGCGTTCATCTTCGGAGTCGGGTTCGTCTACCTGCACGCGCGCGGCGTGGAAGGCATGGGATTCGGAGACGTGAAACTAATGGCCATGGTCGGCGCCTTTCTTGGAGTGAAGCTGACCGTCTTCACGATTTTTGCTGCGTCGCTGCTGGGCACGATCTTCGGCATGGCCATGATCCTGCATATCTGGAGCCAGCGCACTCGCCGACGCATGCTACGCCATCGCGAAACCCCGGAGCTGGCAAGACAACGCGCGTGGCGTTCGGCCAAGCTCGTCTATCGCTATTACCAGATGCCGTTTGGGGTATTTCTGGGCGGCATGGCTCTATTCGCACTTTTCTTCGGAAACCAACTGTTGCACTGGTACTGGAGGCTGTACCTGTGA
- a CDS encoding radical SAM protein: protein MRVHLVHPSDTAYGTAVVTPRWLFVLAAATPRKFGDPLLIDESLAPFDLDTVQRGDVVGIGIHTANALRGYTLGKLARERGAYVIFGGIHPTIFPDEPHETGGAHSVVRGDGDLIWAQVLEDCTSGTLGRVYEGGRVSSESFKSARWDLLPPKKYMWATVQTLRGCPKHCSFCSVWKTDGQKPRQRTSDAVVEELVELRRRGFRYVVLADDNFYPVSLTDLKLAAKNNPGRLSELQAIRAERFELMSRLSRLPSDMVFFTQITMEAAEDPDFLQAMHRAHIKGALVGIEAVTPEGLKDVFKDFNSAGEELVQRLRTFRKHGVHVLGSFIFGLPSDRENTFAATAAVAERADLAFAQFVMLTPFPGTVDYKKWENEMGGNVTHISGVPITRRWLIPHEQRPKLYCKHPVMSEEDIRQRTQAVWDSFYSLPSIWRRAQFIKTLKNRLAFVLISKIYRQMYADTGIANDSARAARSTKFVRWLTVPCQRLFAGRPMPDLQVPQHNTVVLQNLTTVSTYPKLESCSPE from the coding sequence ATGAGAGTTCACCTGGTTCATCCGAGTGACACCGCTTATGGCACCGCCGTAGTAACTCCCCGTTGGCTGTTTGTGCTCGCTGCGGCTACTCCCCGCAAGTTCGGGGATCCTCTTCTCATCGATGAATCGCTGGCTCCCTTTGACCTCGATACCGTTCAACGCGGCGACGTAGTCGGGATCGGCATTCACACGGCGAATGCGCTGCGTGGATACACTCTCGGGAAACTCGCGCGCGAACGCGGGGCATACGTGATCTTTGGTGGTATTCACCCGACGATTTTTCCGGACGAGCCGCACGAAACGGGAGGCGCCCACTCTGTCGTTCGAGGCGATGGAGATCTTATCTGGGCACAGGTGCTCGAAGACTGCACTTCCGGAACCCTGGGTCGTGTTTATGAGGGCGGGAGAGTCAGTTCTGAATCGTTCAAGTCTGCGCGGTGGGATCTGCTTCCCCCAAAGAAGTACATGTGGGCAACGGTGCAGACGCTTCGCGGTTGTCCCAAGCACTGTTCGTTCTGCTCAGTGTGGAAGACGGATGGCCAGAAGCCCCGGCAGCGGACAAGCGATGCCGTGGTGGAAGAACTCGTGGAACTGCGCAGGCGTGGCTTCCGGTACGTGGTTCTGGCCGATGACAATTTTTATCCGGTGAGCCTCACGGACCTGAAACTCGCGGCAAAGAACAACCCGGGACGCCTGAGCGAACTGCAAGCCATCCGAGCGGAACGCTTCGAGCTCATGTCGCGTCTCTCACGGTTGCCCTCGGACATGGTCTTCTTCACTCAGATCACGATGGAGGCGGCTGAGGATCCCGATTTCCTCCAGGCCATGCATCGAGCACATATCAAGGGTGCACTCGTGGGCATCGAGGCCGTAACTCCGGAAGGGCTGAAAGACGTATTTAAGGACTTCAACTCCGCCGGTGAAGAACTCGTGCAACGGCTACGGACATTCCGCAAGCATGGAGTGCATGTGCTGGGCTCGTTCATCTTCGGCTTGCCAAGCGACCGTGAAAATACTTTCGCTGCAACTGCCGCTGTTGCAGAGCGGGCTGATCTCGCCTTTGCGCAGTTCGTAATGCTTACCCCATTTCCAGGTACGGTGGATTACAAAAAGTGGGAAAACGAGATGGGCGGCAATGTCACGCACATCTCAGGGGTGCCGATAACGCGCCGTTGGCTGATTCCACATGAGCAGCGGCCCAAGTTGTACTGCAAGCATCCGGTGATGTCCGAAGAGGATATCCGCCAGCGTACACAGGCCGTTTGGGACAGTTTCTACAGCTTGCCGTCAATCTGGAGGCGCGCCCAGTTTATTAAGACGCTGAAGAACCGACTGGCTTTCGTGCTGATTTCCAAGATTTACCGCCAGATGTACGCCGACACAGGAATCGCAAACGACAGCGCTCGTGCCGCGCGATCAACGAAATTCGTGCGTTGGCTTACCGTGCCGTGCCAGCGGCTGTTTGCGGGACGTCCGATGCCGGACTTGCAGGTGCCGCAACATAACACGGTGGTCCTTCAGAACCTTACGACCGTTTCAACGTATCCGAAATTGGAGTCCTGCTCGCCGGAGTAA
- a CDS encoding alginate export family protein: protein MLFPLQRIFLLGLIVALLVTGAQPQTTQQSSEKKQPPTAAGSPPPIKWNGLNVSGTWRLRPEFWGWFEAPNRDANYAFVQSILRLAIGQQRKGWDWQIELAQPTLLGLPENAVAPAPAGQLGLGATYYVSNGASRNAAFIFPSKAFIKLKNLGGRSNDLTLGRFTFVDGTETTPQNKTLASLKQTRIAHRLLGDFGFSVTGRSQDGVRFSANAGSSNLTFAAARPTRGVFQVDGLGELDVSWEYGALTVPVGTKTSAGELRVFGLGYQDVRGVLKTDNRPAVMRTGLDQLENINIGTFGFHYLHALETNSGTFDFLLWAAGQTGQWGLQNHRAGAVALEGGWQPKNTSLKPWLRAGYFVSTGDGNPTDSDHNTFFSVMPTPRIYARYPFFNQMNNTDAFVSLMLRPGKLTVRTDAHALWLTSRKDLWYQGGGAFQPRTFGYTGRPSTGARGLGNLWDVSADYQVSRNLTIGGYFGHVFGKGVPKNIYSGEQDSNFGYVETVVRF from the coding sequence ATGCTCTTCCCGCTACAGCGGATTTTCTTGCTGGGGCTAATTGTGGCGCTTTTGGTTACTGGCGCCCAACCGCAAACGACACAGCAATCCTCCGAAAAGAAGCAGCCACCGACCGCAGCAGGAAGTCCCCCGCCGATTAAGTGGAATGGCTTGAATGTGAGTGGAACTTGGCGCTTACGGCCGGAGTTCTGGGGTTGGTTTGAGGCCCCGAACCGGGATGCCAACTACGCCTTTGTCCAGTCGATCCTGCGGCTCGCCATCGGGCAGCAGCGAAAGGGGTGGGATTGGCAGATCGAACTGGCCCAACCCACGTTGCTGGGCCTTCCTGAAAATGCTGTGGCGCCTGCGCCAGCAGGACAACTCGGGTTGGGTGCAACCTACTACGTGTCGAATGGCGCAAGCCGGAACGCGGCATTCATATTTCCCAGCAAGGCATTTATCAAGTTGAAGAATCTCGGAGGCCGCTCCAACGACCTGACCTTAGGGCGGTTTACTTTTGTAGACGGAACGGAAACCACACCCCAGAACAAAACTCTGGCATCTCTGAAGCAGACTCGTATCGCGCACCGCCTCCTGGGCGATTTTGGCTTCTCGGTTACGGGACGCAGTCAGGATGGTGTACGTTTCTCAGCTAATGCGGGAAGCTCGAACCTGACATTCGCCGCCGCAAGGCCCACTCGCGGTGTGTTTCAGGTGGATGGTCTGGGTGAATTGGACGTCTCTTGGGAATATGGCGCCCTCACTGTCCCAGTGGGAACGAAAACCAGTGCGGGTGAACTGCGCGTCTTTGGATTGGGATACCAGGATGTCCGCGGTGTGTTGAAGACCGATAATCGTCCGGCGGTAATGCGAACAGGACTGGACCAACTGGAGAACATCAACATCGGTACCTTTGGTTTCCACTACCTGCACGCGCTGGAAACGAACAGCGGCACCTTTGATTTCCTGTTGTGGGCCGCGGGACAAACAGGGCAGTGGGGTTTGCAGAACCATCGTGCGGGCGCGGTAGCGCTCGAGGGGGGATGGCAGCCTAAGAACACCTCTCTGAAACCTTGGCTCCGCGCTGGATACTTTGTGAGCACAGGCGATGGGAATCCCACTGATAGTGACCACAACACGTTCTTTTCCGTGATGCCGACGCCTCGCATTTATGCCCGGTATCCGTTCTTCAACCAGATGAACAACACGGACGCGTTCGTTTCCCTGATGCTTCGCCCGGGCAAGCTGACCGTCCGCACAGATGCCCATGCGCTATGGCTCACTTCAAGGAAAGACTTGTGGTACCAGGGCGGCGGTGCATTCCAGCCCAGGACATTTGGGTACACGGGGCGGCCCAGCACGGGCGCACGAGGTCTGGGTAATCTCTGGGACGTCAGTGCGGATTACCAGGTCTCGCGCAACCTCACTATCGGCGGCTATTTCGGTCACGTCTTTGGAAAAGGAGTGCCGAAGAACATTTACTCCGGCGAGCAGGACTCCAATTTCGGATACGTTGAAACGGTCGTAAGGTTCTGA